Genomic DNA from Bacteroidota bacterium:
CGCAATGCATTACAGGGAGGTTCCGAACAATGACCGAAACTTTGATGATTTCAATTTACGTCTTTGTACTGGCTGCATTTGTCGGGTTTGAAGTAATCAGCAAGGTACCGCCGCTGTTGCACACGCCGCTCATGTCCGGTTCAAACGCCATTTCCGGCATCACCGTTGTCGGATCACTGATTGCCGCGGGTGAAGGACATGGCGGGCTGAGCGTTATCCTCGGCATGATTGCCGTTATCTTTGCCATGATCAATGTTGTAGGCGGGTTCATGGTTACCGACAGGATGTTGGGTATGTTCAAACAGGACACATCGAAACCCAAACAGATCAAGAAAGCGGAGTAACCGACATGAAAGAACTCATCTACCTCGCGTATCTTGTTTCTGCTGTTCTTTTTATCATGGGACTCAAACTGTTGAGTTCTCCCAAAACCGCACGCCGCGGCAACCTGCTCGGGGCATTGGGCATGCTCATCGCCATTGTTGTAACGCTGCTCGACAAGGCCATCATAGACTTTACATTTATTCTTATCGGATTGATTGTCGGTGGCGGTATCGGTCTCTTGTTAGCAAAACGCGTCCAAATGACGGCAATGCCGCAGATGGTCGGCTTGCTCAACGGGTTCGGTGGTGGTGCTTCAACTCTTGTTGCCTTTGCCGAATACATGCGTTTGTCGGGTGATGCAAGTCTGACAGTATGGACGGGCGCGAATGTCTCTTACGATGTTCTTGCGACGCTCGTTCTCAGCTTGCTCATCGGTACCGTCACGTTTACGGGAAGCCTGATTGCATTTGCCAAGTTACAGGGAATCATGCGAGGCGCGCCCATTCTCTATACGATGCAGAAACAAATCAATGCAGCGATGCTGCTGGGTGCGATTGTGTTGGGCGTTCTCTTTGTTCTCGATCCGTCATTGTGGCTCTTTCTCATCATCATTATAGCCATCGCCGCTATTCTTGGCGTTACGTCCGTCATTCCCATCGGCGGGGCGGATATGCCGGTGGTGATTTCGCTGTTGAATTCCTACTCGGGACTTGCCGCGGCGATGACGGGTTTCGTTCTCTCGAACAATGCACTTATCATTACCGGTACACTTGTCGGTGCGTCAGGATTCATTCTCACCAGCATCATGTGTAAGGCAATGAACCGTTCGCTCGGCAACGTGTTGTTTGCGGGTGTCGGTGTCGACTATACGGCAGGAGCAACAACCGCTACCGAGCAGCGAACCGTTGTCCGCTACACGCCGGAGGATGCCGCATTCATGCTTGAAAATGCGCAGTCGGTTATCATCGTGCCGGGGTACGGACTTGCGGTCGCGCAAGCGCAGCATGTGTTGCAGGAACTTGCCAGTTTATTGATCAGCCGCGGCGCAACCGTTCGCTACGCGATTCATCCCGTTGCGGGCCGCATGCCCGGCCACATGAACGTTCTGCTGGCCGAAGCCAACGTGCCGTACGATTTGTTGTTGGAGATGGATCAAATCAATGATGATTTTCAGAATACCGACGTGGCGCTTATTATCGGGGCGAACGACGTGGTCAATCCCGCTGCACGCACGAAGAAGGAGAGTCCGTTGTACGGCATGCCGATCTTGAATGTCGACTACGCCCGCACGACGATGGTGGTGAAAAGAAGTCTGAATCCCGGCTTTGCCGGTGAGGATAATGATCTCTTCTATGAAAAGAAAACCATGATGGTATTCGGCGACGCAAAATCTGTTGTGACGAACCTTGTGCAGGTGTTGAAAAAGTAAGGAAACATCGTTTTGCGACAAGAAAAGGCGGAGAACCTCTCTCCGCCTTTTGTTTGACGACGATCCTTTCGCTCAGAGTTGTCCCGGAGGTGTGATGGTATATCCCCGCTGTGCCATGAACGGCAGGTTGTCATACGCATCCCATTCTTCAGTGATCTTTCCGTTCGCGAAGTGAATGATGTGCACGCCCCACACCTGAAGTCCCGCACTCGCAGCAGTGAGGCTCCAGCGTCCTGCGAACCTGTCTTTTACATACACTTCATCAAGTGAAACCAACTTCAGGTCCGGGTACGCCTCCCGAAAATCCGATATTAACACCTTCAGATGTTCCAGTCCTTCAACCGAAGTTGCAATATCCGAATGCCGCATAAAACGGGAATCGAAGATTGCATCCAACTCGTCGACATTTCCGGTCTGCCACACCTCGTTGTACTTGTCGACCAGAGGTTTCAGTTCTTTGGAGTAATCCGGTTCGTGCTGGCATCCCCACAATATTGCGGCGGGCAGCATGACGAACAGAATGCAATTTCTACCTGCACCGTGAATCGAGAGTTTCATATCCTTGTCCCTTTCGAATGATTCCCTGAAAATCCCCAGTGCCAATCTATGTGCGGCAGACGGCAATGTCAATAGATGTCATGGGAAATCGGTAACCGGGTAACGCCTGATTAGAATTATCAATGAAGGTGATATGTTCAGTTCGTCCGCAGTTATTGAAGTCGCCGTGCGTAAAGATGATTGTTGCCCATTTATCGAGGAACAAAATTGTCACCACAATCGATCCTAGCCCGCATTTTGAACCGGGTATCATCTCACCTACAGCGACGATCCAACATGATTATAGCATGTTTGTATTTCGGGCGTGTTCTCGCTATATTTAAAGCAACTTGGGCCCTTAGCTCAGTTGGTTAGAGCAGCGGACTCATAATCCGCGGGTCGCAGGTTCAAGTCCTGCAGGGCCCACATTTCCCATTGATGTTCCTCAGAATTCTTCATTCCGTCGAAGAAAGACGAATCTGAGTACACGCCTCGTAAACCGCAAGACAGTTCCTTCCGGGGTTCCTTTGCACAATTGATCATATACCCGGCTATCGAAAACTCCATAGGCATCCTGTAACAAATCCCGACGGAATGCGGCTATAGTTACAGGTCGATGGGGAGACGGCACGGCCAATGGGTACTTCAACACGTCAAAGAAACGGAGGAGACTTGAAAACCACACAACGTTTTGGCTCAGCCGGAAGAACCTCAACAACGTTCCGGAGAATCAAGATCCCTACAGTTGTAGTTGTAGTAGTGATGGTATTCTCCTCATTGTCTGCAGGCCAGACAACAAAAACTCAGGAGGGCTTTTTCGGCGTACCTCTTCATGTTACCGTCAGTGCTCACGCCGGCTATGGTTTTGTCAACATGCAGCAAATAAACAATGTAATTCAGGAAGTAGGTACGATTCGTCGTGTTGTTGATTCCAGAACCAGGGAAGCGGACGTGCTATCCGGCGGATTCTATTGGGATGGATCAATTTTGATTCGGCTGAATAGATTCTTTGCCGGTGTAGGATTTTCATCGTTAACGGTGTCCGGCCAGAGTGACTATAAAGGAGCGGTTTCGCTGTTAGACAAGCTTTCGGGAAGAACGAGCGAATACCTTCTGCTGATCGGCGTCCGTTTTCCTGGCACTGAAAGGTTGTTCATCGATCTTTTTGTGGGAGGAGGATACTGCAAAGCTATGATGGACTATACAGGTGAATATCA
This window encodes:
- a CDS encoding NAD(P)(+) transhydrogenase (Re/Si-specific) subunit beta; this encodes MKELIYLAYLVSAVLFIMGLKLLSSPKTARRGNLLGALGMLIAIVVTLLDKAIIDFTFILIGLIVGGGIGLLLAKRVQMTAMPQMVGLLNGFGGGASTLVAFAEYMRLSGDASLTVWTGANVSYDVLATLVLSLLIGTVTFTGSLIAFAKLQGIMRGAPILYTMQKQINAAMLLGAIVLGVLFVLDPSLWLFLIIIIAIAAILGVTSVIPIGGADMPVVISLLNSYSGLAAAMTGFVLSNNALIITGTLVGASGFILTSIMCKAMNRSLGNVLFAGVGVDYTAGATTATEQRTVVRYTPEDAAFMLENAQSVIIVPGYGLAVAQAQHVLQELASLLISRGATVRYAIHPVAGRMPGHMNVLLAEANVPYDLLLEMDQINDDFQNTDVALIIGANDVVNPAARTKKESPLYGMPILNVDYARTTMVVKRSLNPGFAGEDNDLFYEKKTMMVFGDAKSVVTNLVQVLKK
- a CDS encoding NAD(P) transhydrogenase subunit alpha: MTETLMISIYVFVLAAFVGFEVISKVPPLLHTPLMSGSNAISGITVVGSLIAAGEGHGGLSVILGMIAVIFAMINVVGGFMVTDRMLGMFKQDTSKPKQIKKAE
- a CDS encoding ester cyclase yields the protein MKLSIHGAGRNCILFVMLPAAILWGCQHEPDYSKELKPLVDKYNEVWQTGNVDELDAIFDSRFMRHSDIATSVEGLEHLKVLISDFREAYPDLKLVSLDEVYVKDRFAGRWSLTAASAGLQVWGVHIIHFANGKITEEWDAYDNLPFMAQRGYTITPPGQL